The Linepithema humile isolate Giens D197 chromosome 2, Lhum_UNIL_v1.0, whole genome shotgun sequence genome has a segment encoding these proteins:
- the LOC105672402 gene encoding fatty acid synthase-like, translated as MYVQHEDEYITITGMSGRLPESSNIEEFKENLLNGIDMVTEDERRWPVNKQNSSLSCRFGKIKDLESFDAFFFQMSEEAHTKDPQLRMLLEVTYEAIVDAGVNPTTLTRSRTGVFVSVNPENGKLLTETPSYANEFRCYGSMLANNISSVFKFIGPNYGTACSLFALHQAVTAIRTGECDAAIVAGSNLILEPRYSLQLERLQVLSTDGKCKVFDSTYDGYVRAEAVVAIYLQKKKDARRVYATVIRTKTNTNDCTLEYSGASSREMLNKLIREIYKEAEIKRADVVYVEAHGIDTVDEEIKSINEMFCQDRTKEKPLYIGSVKSNMGHAEAVSGLCSVIKVLIAMETNRIPANLHFNTPNSNISECNGRLQVVAEHMSWNGGFVGINAFGSSGNNVHVILRSNSKLKPPVSNLEKLQLLVVSGRTKKAVHVLLDNAKKHKDDKEFISLLHAVHANNIPGHIIRGYEILQRDKTRKLTRKNKDMKRPIWFIFSGLGLQRPSISSELLFIEPFRKSLNQCRDILLPMGIYLMTYILDGTKKSCRNIVNSTLSIVTIQIALVDLLKSMGIIPDGMIGYSIGELCCAYCDCEEFTLEKTILTACNSSKTIKYAATETEYSNLLSGTMKKVCLAWEDIKKYCFTDIRHDIILYICHYSTHSFTISGPSEKIETFVKELPKTIGKEIVFQNINSYGVAFHSKNMAEIESQLIAAIEKIITKPKPRSSKWISSSINPKVTEENQLRHLNSAEYHAKNMSSPILFLETIKHIPDNAIIIDMMSHLWSYDIYKLLPKTVTKISLQNKNDPINATSLLFAIGELYMAGVQLDISKLYTPLSFPVGRGTPMIGHLIRWDHSIWWNVPRYEMEQWRKYIEIDLSNISHVSMGYKINGKMIFPQTTCLYLVWKAFASMQNTTFDQWPVVFKRVRFQHIIFMSKKKWIKLIISISKNTGAFEIFEDKSVDMIASGYIHELSIAERQWTLPLSDILSSLTLKMYFINEKHIFKELSLRGYEDNNLSCIKYCSNSGQYGKLMWPGKWIPYINSMFQFNNLLYISREPQYISYIQELAINPLQHKLELLQNYTLPIYNYQYFGIRSSSISIKGLETLTPWWQKPQSNIKYEQYHFVPYEFGPNDIPNNRQDSENSQKDNTALTVLLQIMCENLTTHKIKIVEVADKRARESLLGPLVRNILRSLEPLITINLTVTIASFNDHMKYSEQDLKCKIVATDASKVPPAENAHLVIAADVLSNHSDIVLRNLINALSPEGFILLEETAEQEKSLDISSYTNVVLVAKYIDAKRTYILLKQKEKNKNKVKNIFITNDVKDWLKDLKAYKEYQNVLLICYNKKMEESKVKFNNNNGIIGLVNCIRKEYCTVKTRYIYDQIHTRPLNLKAEILTNNFYKIQLCKGLVANVYKNNKWGSYRYLPLDAVRNKFSVAHAYVGTAMENNLHKLIWIESPLNCYMPKSNSNKIICKVYYAAINKEDVSLAKSTISLQGVLKPTMDDHYDVIGPTLGCEFSGRDKANNRYMGIVKTGGLASTVLADRNFLWNVPDKWTLEEAATIPIAYVVSYYALFVRGDLKSTESILIHNGADHISQAAITIALHAGCTVFTTVYTQAQRQYIKDVFPKLTDEFIGNIQHFVEFILAKTEKRGVNVVLNSLPKEKLQDTIECLAIDGRFLDLTNNESTMSVQDKFFYYINRCIDLLHKNLSEKKKVVKLVQEGIDNNVVRPLQSEVFSKYDLEKAFKCQTDQTDFCDFKKVLLKIHDDQVSEAELVDPGIYAVRRVYMNPCRTYVIVGDRTISEFGLELVNWLIIRGARHIILVALSDKCTEYRKWCEQRWQDNGIKVVHYKHDLTTLLGVTCMTTESQISGLFPIGGIFNLAAFLRDKAIEDLEEADFKAVMLPKIDITRNLDVLDYYFPKLKYFVVFSSMTAGRGNKNQCNYGFANSAVERLIEQRKESKKPGLVIQWCAVAESLIIDEENDIAITADTIRNISSCLEALDYFLQLETPCPVLSASIMRNTNP; from the exons ATGTATGTTCAACATGAAGACGAATATATTACTATTACGGGCATGTCAG GTCGTCTGCCTGAATCGTCAAATATcgaagaatttaaagaaaaccTATTAAATGGAATAGATATGGTTACCGAGGACGAACGTCGTTGGCCAGTGAATAAACAAAACAGCAGTCTGTCATGCCGATTCGGCAAAATTAAAGATCTTGAAAGCTTCGACGCTTTCTTTTTTCAGATGTCTGAGGAAGCGCATACGAAAGATCCACAACTTCGTATGTTGTTAGAGGTCACATACGAAGCAATCGTTGACGCTGGTGTTAACCCCACTACTCTGACAAGATCTCGTACGGGCGTTTTTGTTAGCGTCAACCCAGAAAATGGCAAATTGTTGACGGAAACTCCTAGTTATGCAAACG AATTCCGATGTTATGGATCAATGTTGGCTAACAACATCTCCTcggtatttaaatttattggaCCCAATTATGGCACAGCCTGTTCGTTGTTCGCTTTGCATCAAGCAGTTACTGCGATACGCACCGGCGAATGCGATGCCGCTATTGTTGCTGGTTCGAACCTTATACTGGAACCGAGGTACTCACTTCAATTGGAACGTTTACAAGTACTGTCCACAGATGGTAAATGTAAAGTGTTCGATAGCACGTATGATGGTTACGTGAGAGCTGAAGCAGTGGTAGCGATATATTTgcagaagaaaaaagacgcaCGCAGAGTATATGCCACGGTAATTCGCACGAAAACGAATACGAATGATTGCACGTTGGAGTACAGCGGGGCCTCTAGCAGAGAAATGCTGAACAAATTGATACGCGAAATATACAAAGAAGCGGAGATTAAACGTGCAGATGTGGTTTATGTAGAAGCCCATGGTATCGATACAGTAGACGAAGAAATCAAATCGATCAATGAAATGTTTTGCCAAGATCGCACTAAGGAGAAACCACTATACATAGGCTCCGTAAAATCCAACATGGGTCATGCAGAAGCCGTCAGCGGACTGTGCTCAGTTATTAAAGTCTTGATCGCGATGGAAACAAACAGAATCCCTGCAAACTTACATTTCAATACCCCAAACTCGAATATTTCCGAGTGCAATGGACGTTTGCAAGTGGTCGCTGAACATATGTCATGGAATGGTGGTTTTGTCGGTATAAATGCATTTGGCTCTAGTGGTAATAACGTACACGTCATTCTTCGCAGTAATTCGAAGTTGAAGCCACCAGTATCAAATTTAGAAAAGCTTCAATTACTCGTCGTATCGGGTCGTACGAAGAAAGCCGTACACGTATTACTAGACAATGCAAAGAAGCATAAAGATGATAAAgagtttatttcattattacatGCTGTGCATGCCAATAACATACCGGGACACATAATCCGCGGCTACGAAATACTGCAGCGCGATAAAACCCGTAAATTGACAAGAAAGAACAAAGATATGAAACGTCCCATCTGGTTTATATTTTCCGGTTTAGGTTTACAACGGCCGTCCATAAGTTCCGAATTACTTTTCATCGAACCCTTTCGAAAAAGTCTGAATCAATGCAGAGATATATTACTTCCTATGGGCATTTATCTCATGACATACATTTTAGATGGCACTAAAAAATCATGCCGAAACATAGTTAATTCTACCCTGTCGATTGTGACTATCCAAATCGCTCTCGTTGATTTGTTGAAGTCAATGGGAATCATTCCTGATGGCATGATCGGATATTCTATTGGAGAACTCTGTTGTGCATACTGTGACTGTGAAGAATTCACACTGGAAAAAACTATCTTAACGGCGTGCAATAGCAGCAAAACAATCAAATATGCAGcaacagaaacagaatattcCAATCTGTTATCAGGCACTATGAAGAAAGTCTGTTTGGCTTGGGAAGATATCAAGAAGTATTGTTTTACTGATATCCGCCATGATATCATCCTTTATATCTGTCACTATTCTACACATTCTTTTACCATTTCCGGTCCTTccgaaaaaatagaaacattcGTAAAAGAATTGCCTAAAACAATTGGCAAAGagattgtttttcaaaatattaacagTTATGGTGTTGCTTTTCATAGCAAAAACATGGCCGAGATCGAATCTCAATTGATTGCCGCAATTGAGAAAATCATAACAAAACCAAAACCAAGATCGTCCAAATGGATTTCTAGTTCAATAAATCCCAAAGTTACGGAAGAAAATCAACTCCGTCATTTAAACTCAGCGGAGTATCACGCAAAAAATATGTCATCGCCTATACTGTTTCTGGAGACGATTAAGCATATTCCAGACAATGCGATAATAATCGATATGATGTCGCATTTATGGTCATAcgatatttacaaattattgccAAAAACGGTAACTAAAATCAGTCTGCAAAACAAGAATGATCCAATCAACGCTACTTCTTTATTGTTCGCAATAGGTGAACTGTACATGGCCGGCGTACAACTTGACATCTCAAAGTTGTATACGCCGTTAAGCTTTCCCGTCGGTCGCGGAACACCAATGATCGGACATCTGATTAGATGGGATCATTCCATATGGTGGAATGTACCTAGATATGAAATGGAACAATGGAGAAAGTACATTGAAATAGATTTGTCGAATATAAGCCACGTCTCAATGGGATATAAGATAAAcggaaaaatgatttttccaCAAACTACTTGTCTATATTTGGTGTGGAAAGCTTTTGCATCAATGCAGAATACGACGTTTGACCAGTGGCCTGTGGTCTTTAAGCGTGTACGGTTTCAacatatcatttttatgtcaaaaaagaaatggatcaaattaataataagcaTTTCAAAGAACACGGGTGCTTTTGAGATTTTCGAAGACAAATCGGTAGATATGATCGCTAGCGGATACATCCATGAACTTTCTATCGCAGAACGTCAATGGACGCTTCCATTATCCGATATACTTAGTTCTTtgacattaaaaatgtattttataaacgaGAAGCATATTTTCAAGGAATTAAGTCTACGCGGATACGAAGACAACAATTTAAGTTGCATAAAGTATTGTTCTAATAGCGGTCAATACGGTAAACTTATGTGGCCTGGTAAATGGATACCGTACATAAATAGTATGTTTcaatttaacaatttgctGTATATCAGTCGCGAACCACAGTATATATCGTATATTCAGGAACTCGCAATTAACCCTCTCCAACACAAACttgaattattacaaaattacactTTGCCGATATATAATTACCAATACTTTGGTATCAGATCAAGTAGTATTAGTATTAAAGGATTAGAAACTTTGACACCTTGGTGGCAGAAGCCTCAAAGCAATATCAAATATGAACAATATCATTTCGTGCCCTATGAATTTGGTCCTAATGACATTCCGAACAACAGACAAGATTCCGAGAACAGCCAAAAGGATAATACAGCACTTACCGTGTTGTTGCAAATCATGTGCGAGAACCTGACAAcgcacaaaattaaaattgtagaagTCGCTGATAAACGAGCTAGAGAATCACTTTTAGGACCGCTTGTACGCAATATACTTCGTAGCCTTGAACCCTTGATTACC ATCAACCTGACAGTGACTATTGCATCTTTTAATGATCACATGAAATACAGCGAGCAGGACCTTAAGTGTAAGATTGTGGCAACGGATGCAAGCAAGGTACCCCCCGCTGAAAATGCTCATCTCGTTATAGCAGCGGATGTTTTATCAAACCACTCTGACATCGTTCTCCGCAACTTGATAAATGCTTTAAGCCCCGAGGGTTTCATTCTTTTAGAAGAAACTGCCGAACAAGAAAAATCACTAGATATATCGTCTTATACAAATGTGGTATTGGtcgcaaaatatattgatgCAAAAAGGACGTATATATTGTTGAAACAGAaggaaaagaacaaaaataaggttaaaaatatatttataacaaatgatGTGAAAGATTGGTTAAAGGATTTGAAAGCATATAAAGAGTATCAAAACGTACTTCTCATatgttataacaaaaaaatggaGGAgagtaaagtaaaatttaataataataatg GTATTATCGGATTAGTGAATTGCATACGGAAAGAATATTGCACTGTTAAAACGCGGTACATTTATGATCAGATACATACTAGACCTTTAAATCTTAAAGCTGAGATATTgacaaataacttttataagaTTCAATTATGCAAGGGATTAGTAGCcaatgtgtataaaaataataaatgggGCAGCTATCGATATTTACCATTAGATGCCGTGCGCAACAAGTTTTCGGTGGCACACGCCTATGTCGGCACTGcgatggaaaataatttgcacaaATTGATATGGATTGAGAGTCCATTAAATTGTTACATGCCCAAATCAAATTCAAACAAGATCATCTGCAAAGTGTACTACGCGGCGATTAATAAAGA AGATGTATCGTTAGCAAAGAGCACAATATCACTGCAAGGTGTCTTAAAACCAACAATGGACGACCACTATGACGTGATTGGGCCGACACTGGGATGTGAGTTTTCTGGAAGAGACAAGGCTAACAACAGATATATGGGAATAGTCAAAACCGGAGGATTGGCGAGCACTGTGCTGGCAGATCGGAATTTCCTTTGGAACGTACCCGATAAATGGACATTGGAAGAAGCGGCGACGATACCGATCGCTTATGTGGTTAGCTATTATGCACTGTTTGTACGGGGTGACCTGAAATCCACAGAAAGTATTTTGATTCACAATGGTGCGGACCATATTAGCCAAGCTGCAATTACTATCGCTCTACACGCCGGTTGCACAGTTTTCACTACCGTTTATACGCAAGCACAAAGACAATATATCAAAGATGTCTTTCCGAAATTGACCGATGAGTTTATCGGCAATATCCAACATTTCGTAGAATTTATCCTTGCAAAGACGGAAAAACGTGGAGTTAATGTGGTACTGAACTCGCTGCCAAAAGAGAAACTACAAGATACCATAGAATGCCTCGCAATTGACGGTCGTTTTCTTGATTTAACGAACAACGAAAGTACAATGTCTGTACAAGATAAATTCTTTTACTATATAAACCGCTGTATAgatttattacacaaaaatttgtcggaaaaaaagaaagtggTAAAGCTCGTTCAGGAAGGAATTGATAACAACGTCGTACGTCCTTTACAGAGCGAAGTGTTTTCAAAGTACGATCTTGAAAAAGCATTTAAATGCCAAACAGATCAGACCGATTTTTGTGATTTCAAAAAAGTACTACTGAAAATCCATGACGATCAGGTAAGTGAGGCTGAATTAGTGGACCCAGGAATCTATGCCGTGCGACGTGTTTACATGAACCCGTGTAGAACGTACGTGATAGTCGGTGATCGCACAATCAGTGAGTTCGGTTTAGAACTAGTCAACTGGTTGATCATCCGCGGTGCAAGACACATCATTCTTGTAGCTTTGTCGGACAAATGCACGGAATATCGGAAATGGTGCGAGCAACGCTGGCAGGACAACGGCATTAAAGTTGTCCATTACAAGCACGATCTTACAACACTACTTGGTGTCACATGCATGACCACAGAGAGCCAGATATCGGGGCTATTTCCAATAGGAGGTATATTCAATCTGGCAGCCTTTCTGCGTGATAAGGCTATTGAGGATTTAGAAGAGGCCGACTTCAAAGCAGTGATGTTACCTAAAATCGACATAACAAGAAATTTGGATGTACTTGATTATTATTTCCCAAAATTGAAATACTTTGTCGTATTTTCGTCCATGACAGCTGGCCGAGGTAATAAGAATCAATGCAATTATGGTTTCGCAAATTCTGCTGTGGAAAGATTGATTGaacaaagaaaagaatcgaaaAAACCCGGTCTTGTTATTCAATGGTGTGCTGTCGCAGAGAGCTTAATAATAg ATGAGGAAAATGACATTGCCATCACAGCCGATACTATACGAAACATATCGAGCTGCCTTGAAGCTTTGGATTATTTTCTTCAGCTCGAGACTCCTTGTCCTGTGTTATCTGCAAGTATAATGAGAAACACAAATCCGTAG